The Geobacter metallireducens GS-15 region CTTCGGATTGTCGGATCAGCTCGGATAGGATCCTGAAGAATCAGGAGGTATTCTCACTCCTGGCCGTGCCCCTGTCGCTGGCGGATGGCGAAGAGCGGTTCGAAGATGAACTCGTCGCGGCAGACGGGGCATTTGCCGGGGGAGGTGAGGCGGTCGCGTTTGGCGAATACGAAGCCGCAGGCGCGGCATTCGGCAGGGGTGACCTCCAGGTATCCTCCACTGGCGTGGATGCTGAGACGGATATGCTCCAGGTGGCTATAGACCTCCTTTTCCGCCAAATGTGCCTGGCTCGAAATCTCTCTGGCGGAGAGGGGGTGATCGCGAATCAGCTCCATGACGGCGTGGCGGGCCGTTTCCTGGGCAGGGCGCGGTACGGCTGGTTTCCGCGGTATCTGTTTCATGGGGCCTCCCACGGGAACCTCCTCTGATGGGGGAAAGAACGGGGGAGGCTTTCATGGCCTCCCCCGTATCGGGCGTCAGGGTGTCGGGGTCAGATGAATGGCGCCGAGGTCGGTGGTTGCCTTGGATGCGACGGAAACGGCGGCGGACGAATAGAGCTGGAAACCGTTGGCGGCGACGAATGCCTTGTAGGCGACTGTCGCGGTGCTGGGCGGAACAAATACCGCAAAGGGGGCCTGCCACGTGCCGCTCGTGTAGTTGCTGAAGATCGTGCCGGCGGCGATGGGATTCACGTCGTTGATGGCGCCGCGGCGTTTCACCGACACCGTGGCGCTCGACCAGTCTGCGAACGGGGAAACGACCGTGCCGGAAATTGACCCATAGGCTGGAATCACATCCTCCATCTGGATTATCCGTATTCCCGTAGGTTTCAGGATATATTTTTCGTTTTGCGGGGTGTTGCCGCGTTCAACAATGGCGGTGTTGGGATCGAAGTCGATGGCGATGGCGTTGATCACCCCCGGTTCAACCACAAACCTGCCAAGCACCTTGAGTCCCGATTGTTGTGCGCTGGGCGTCTTGAGGGGAATCTTTGTGTTCGGGTCGGATTTGAGGGTAACGTAATTGACCGGGTTCTGCCCATTGACGTTTGGTTCAAGGATCAGGCGGACCTGGCTGTAGGTTCCCACGGGAAGGGTTACCGTGCCGAGCAGTTCCTGGACATAGGCAAGGTCGAGAACGTTGAAGCTGGGGGATGGTTCAGCAAGCGGAATGGTGATTAGCAGGGGGTCGTCGTCGGATGCATTCTGGTCATATTCGACCGGTACGATTTTGACAGCTTTGATTTTTATCCTCACTTCAGCAAAATCGTCACTCAGTTTGTCGGTCAAGGCAACCTTCAGTGTACCGGTTGAGGCTGTCCCTCCTCCGCCTCCCCCGCCACTGCACCCCTGGAACTGGACCAGAGCCAGCGTCGCGACAGCAAAGAACACCATTGTTTTCAGAGCGGATCTCATCTGTACCATCATGAATCTCCTTTCCCCGATTTTTCAGTGCCATAGCACAAAAAAACCGGGCTGTCGAAAATGTGGTGACATTTCGGCAACCCGGCTGTCTCGGTGAGACCCTGTGGGCTTTCCGCCCCATCCTCGCGGATGGTTTAGTATTGTCGTGTATCACGTTGATTTGTAATGGAAAGTATACCGGCCGTCCGGGTGAAGTCAAGCTGCGTTCGCGGGATATAGGGGGAGGAGGATACGATGATGAAATGATTAGTTATGTTTTGCCGGGGATGTCTCCATAGCCTCCGGTAAGGTTGGTGAACCGTATCCGCAGCACTTCGCCGAGCATCCGGAAGGAATCCCGTACCAGGCGAACCTTTGTCCCCTCCACATCAGACCAGTTTACCGGCACCTCAACGACCACATACCCCAAACGCCGGGCCAAGAAGAGGAGTTCCACGTCAAACCCGAAACCGGTAATCCTTTGCCGCGGGAAAATGTCTTCGGCGGCAGAGGCCGTGAAGAGCTTGAAGCCGCACTGGGAATCGTGAATGCCCCGTACTGCAAGGGCTCGTATGAGCCCGTTGAAAACCGTTCCCATGATTTTGCGGTGTACCCTTCCCTGTACGATGCACTCGTCGGACCTCATGGCCCGTGAGCCGATGGCAATGTCGGCCCCTTGCTCACGGGCATCGAGCAGCCGTCGGATCTCTTCGACGGGCGTTGCCCCATCGGCATCGGCAAAAACGCGGAGTTGGCCCTTCGCGGCGCTCATCCCGGTTTTTACCGCAAACCCCTTCCCCCTGTTCCGGTCGAGCGCTTCCAGCCGCAGGCAGGAATGCTGCGCCATGAGCGCTTTCACCAGCGCCGCCGTCCCGTCGGAGCTGCCGTCATCCACGACAACTATCTCGAATGAATAGGACTGCCCCGCGAAAAACCCGATTACCCGTTCCAGGTAGGATGGGAGGCGTTGCTCTTCGTTGTAGGCAGGTATGATGAATGACAGGAATGGAGTTTTCACGGGGCCACCAGACAAGATGTCACTGCCGGACAAACCGGTAGACAATATAGGGGAGTCCGCCCGGCTCCTGGCCGATGTAGACCGCTTCAATGCCGGGAAGAGGCGGGGCATTGCCGCCCGTCCCGAAAAGGGGCTGATAGAGTATCTCCAGCTGGGGGCGCATGGAGAGGAGCTGGATTGTCGCAATGAGGTAGTCCGCATGATTCTTGTCGGCAAAGGCGATTATTTCAGCGAGGCTTCCCTGGGGAGGCATCAGGTAGGCGCGCTGGGAGTAGAAACCGATCCTGCCGGAACGGGTTATGATTGTCGCCCCCGGGGGAATGATGCTTCTTAGCCGGAGCCCGACCTGCTTGTCGTCATACCGGGCGCCGTCCTGGGTGTAGTGGTAGGGGGGCTTTGGCGCGGGGATGCCGCTGTAGACGTACCAAAGCCCGAGAACCGCAACGATGGGGAGGACGATTCCCGTTTCCAGGGGGGTAATCCGGCGGACCCATGAATCGATCCGGGCGAGGCCGCCCCCCGTTGCCATGAGGAAGACCGGCACATAGGCGTAAAATCCCCGGGGCTGCACAAAATACACCACATACAGGGCCAGGGGCGAGCAGACGGAAGCCAGGAGCAGGCGGTCCATGAGCCCCTGGCGGGCGGGTGCCGCGCGCTCTCCCCCATCCTCCGGTTCATAGCGGGGGAGCCACAGGTACCCGATGCATGACAGCACAAACAGGAACCACGGAAAGGTGCCGGCAAGTTCCCGGGGGAGGGCGTGGAGATTATCGCGGATATTGCCCCAGAAAATATCCGGGGATTCCTTCATCAGGTCAAGCAGCGTCGAATTGCCTCCCCCTACCTCCTGCCCCTGCTCGTTGAGTCGCATGTGCTGGTCGGGAGGGGTTTCGCCCCGGTATTCGCGAATAATGCTGGAGTTCAGGCCCGTCTTGCCGCTCAACTGCCAGGCACCGGTCACGTTGTGGAGGTAATTCATGTACGGTGCGGCCGGCACCAGGAATCCGCACCAGAAAACCGCCAGAAGCAGGGCCTGCCCCATCCACCCTTTCCGGGGGGGAAGAAAAAGCAGTAGGAGCAGGATGCCGGCAAATGCCGCGGCGACAATGAATCCTTCGGGGCGCGCCAGGTAGGCGATTCCGAGGAGCGCTCCGGCGGCGAAAGCTGTGCCTTTGCCGCGGGCGGCAAGGCATCTTCTGAATGCCCACGCCGCGGCAAGGGCAAAGAAGGTGTACGTGGGTTCAGTGATGTCGATGCCGGACATGCCGTGCAGAAAGGGGAGGGTGATGAACAGGATGGACGCGCACAGGGCGGCGCGCCTCCCCCAGAGGTCCAGGGCGAGGCCATAGAGGGGGATCAGGGTAAGGGCGTTGAAAAAGACGGAAACCATCCTGGCCGAGGTTTCGAGATTGTCGAGTGCCAGATTGAACAGGCCCACGAGAAACGGATACAGCGGCGGGAATAGCGTCCCGAAACAGCGGGGATCACCGGTTTTGAAAAAGGCTTTCCCCGAGCTGGCATAACCGGCGCCGTCGGCCGATACGACATCGTACTGCCGCAAGCCGTAAACGCTGTACGCAGCGGCAAGTGCAATCAGCAGCAGTACAAGTGCCGCGTCGACCGATTTTATCCTGCCTATGCCCGGCAGCTGGAAAGTCCGCTTATCCCCTGTCATTGCCCCAATGCCCCTTATCCTTTCATTAAACACCATCCGGTTCCTGTGATTCCTTTATCACAGGCAATCCGAAAGGGAAAGGGGTTCAGTCTGCCGGCAATCATCGTGGTTTCCGCAAAAGTGACGGGAACCCTTCTCGGCAGCCTGCCGGGGAGCACGCAATTATATCTCCTGCCAATCTTTGAGCATCGTGTAAGATAGTGCTTGCATTGCGAAAAACTAAAATGGTACAAATAAGACCTAAATAGTCCTTTTGTGGAGGGTAACCATGTTCGCATCAGTGAAAAGAGCGGTCCTGTCGGTCGGTGCCGCAGTTTGCATGATTTTTTCTTCGGCGATTGTCTCCTGGGGGGCCGGGCCGCTGGTGGTGGTTGACCAGGGGCACGGCCAGCGTTTTCTCGTTGAGCAGAAAGGTGAATTGCACCTTTCTGGCCTGGCGGCTACCCTTGGGGAGGAGGGGCTGCAGGTAACCACCGGTCGGGAGCGTCTCACCGACGAATCACTTGCCAAGGCGGCGGCGTTGGTGATCTCCGGTCCCTTTGAGCCCCTGGCGTCGGAGGAGGTGGATGCGGTGATCCGCTTCCTGGAGCGCGGGGGACGGGTTGCCCTCATGCTCCACATCGGGCACCCCCTTGCCGGGCTCATCCACCGGGTGGGGGGTGACTTCTCCAACAGCGTCCTCCACGAGCGCCAGAACGTCATTGACGATAACGACATCACCTTCCGGGTGCGGGACCTGGCGACCCATCCCCTCTTCAGCGGGCTGGAGCAGTTCAGCCTCTATGGCGGCTGGGCCTTGAACGGCCTGACCTCCCTTGCCCGGACCAGCGCCGAAGCCTGGGTCGACCTGGACGGGAACCGCAAACTGTCAGCCGGTGATGCGGCGGACCGCTTCACGGTGGTTGCGGAAGGGAGCATCGGCTCCGGTCGCATCCTCATCTTTGGCGACGACGCCATCTTCCAGAACCGGTACCTGGACGAAAACAACACCCGCCTGGCCCGTAACCTGGCCCACTGGCTGGCAGGAAGGTAATCAGCGGTATTAGCCCGGGCGGTCTTCACGGGCCGCCTTGCCTCTCTCTTCAGTTTCCCCCATAATGGAGCCATGCTCCTCATCCATCCCCCTGTTGCCAAACCCGGCGAGCCCCCCGCCGGCATTGCCCGCCTTGCCGGGGCGCTTCGCGTCAATGGCCTCCCGTGCCGCGTGCTCGATGCCAACTTGGAGGGGCTCCTCTGGCTCATGGAGCAGCCCGAGCCAGGGACCGACACCTGGACCCGTCGGGCTGTGAAGGGGAGGGGAGGCCACTTGGCCGCGCTGCGGGAGCGGCAAACCTACCGTTCCCCCGACCGTTACGTACGGGCGGTTATGGACCTGAACCGCCTCCTGGCCGTGGCAGGGAAAGAGAATGGGGCCACGGTGGGGCTCGCGGACTATGAGCAGGCCGACTTTTCGCCGGTCTCCAGCGCCGGTCTCCTCAGGGCAGCGGCGGAGCCGGAGCGCAATCCCTTCTTCCCCTGGTTCAGCAGGCGCCTCCCGGAGTTGCTGGACGACATCCGGGTCGTAGGTATCTCTCTCAACTACCTGAGCCAGGCGGTCACCACCTTTGCCCTCATCGGCTTTATCCGGCAGCGGTTTCCGGATCTCACGGTGGTGCTCGGCGGCGGGCTCGTGACCTCGTGGCTGCGGCGCCCCGCCTGGCGCAACCCCTTCGGCGGTCTCGTGGACCACATGATCGCCGGGCCGGGGGAAGAGCCCCTCCTGGCCCTCCTCGGCGCCCGTCCGGAATGCCGGCAGCCGCCACTGCCGGCCTACGACCTCCTCCCCCTTGCCGGCTACCTCTCCCCTGGCCTCGTCCTCCCCTACAGCGCCGCCAGCG contains the following coding sequences:
- a CDS encoding transcriptional regulator, with the translated sequence MKQIPRKPAVPRPAQETARHAVMELIRDHPLSAREISSQAHLAEKEVYSHLEHIRLSIHASGGYLEVTPAECRACGFVFAKRDRLTSPGKCPVCRDEFIFEPLFAIRQRQGHGQE
- a CDS encoding DUF4382 domain-containing protein encodes the protein MMVQMRSALKTMVFFAVATLALVQFQGCSGGGGGGGTASTGTLKVALTDKLSDDFAEVRIKIKAVKIVPVEYDQNASDDDPLLITIPLAEPSPSFNVLDLAYVQELLGTVTLPVGTYSQVRLILEPNVNGQNPVNYVTLKSDPNTKIPLKTPSAQQSGLKVLGRFVVEPGVINAIAIDFDPNTAIVERGNTPQNEKYILKPTGIRIIQMEDVIPAYGSISGTVVSPFADWSSATVSVKRRGAINDVNPIAAGTIFSNYTSGTWQAPFAVFVPPSTATVAYKAFVAANGFQLYSSAAVSVASKATTDLGAIHLTPTP
- a CDS encoding dolichyl-phosphate beta-glucosyltransferase, yielding MKTPFLSFIIPAYNEEQRLPSYLERVIGFFAGQSYSFEIVVVDDGSSDGTAALVKALMAQHSCLRLEALDRNRGKGFAVKTGMSAAKGQLRVFADADGATPVEEIRRLLDAREQGADIAIGSRAMRSDECIVQGRVHRKIMGTVFNGLIRALAVRGIHDSQCGFKLFTASAAEDIFPRQRITGFGFDVELLFLARRLGYVVVEVPVNWSDVEGTKVRLVRDSFRMLGEVLRIRFTNLTGGYGDIPGKT
- a CDS encoding ArnT family glycosyltransferase, with product MTGDKRTFQLPGIGRIKSVDAALVLLLIALAAAYSVYGLRQYDVVSADGAGYASSGKAFFKTGDPRCFGTLFPPLYPFLVGLFNLALDNLETSARMVSVFFNALTLIPLYGLALDLWGRRAALCASILFITLPFLHGMSGIDITEPTYTFFALAAAWAFRRCLAARGKGTAFAAGALLGIAYLARPEGFIVAAAFAGILLLLLFLPPRKGWMGQALLLAVFWCGFLVPAAPYMNYLHNVTGAWQLSGKTGLNSSIIREYRGETPPDQHMRLNEQGQEVGGGNSTLLDLMKESPDIFWGNIRDNLHALPRELAGTFPWFLFVLSCIGYLWLPRYEPEDGGERAAPARQGLMDRLLLASVCSPLALYVVYFVQPRGFYAYVPVFLMATGGGLARIDSWVRRITPLETGIVLPIVAVLGLWYVYSGIPAPKPPYHYTQDGARYDDKQVGLRLRSIIPPGATIITRSGRIGFYSQRAYLMPPQGSLAEIIAFADKNHADYLIATIQLLSMRPQLEILYQPLFGTGGNAPPLPGIEAVYIGQEPGGLPYIVYRFVRQ
- a CDS encoding DUF4350 domain-containing protein, coding for MFASVKRAVLSVGAAVCMIFSSAIVSWGAGPLVVVDQGHGQRFLVEQKGELHLSGLAATLGEEGLQVTTGRERLTDESLAKAAALVISGPFEPLASEEVDAVIRFLERGGRVALMLHIGHPLAGLIHRVGGDFSNSVLHERQNVIDDNDITFRVRDLATHPLFSGLEQFSLYGGWALNGLTSLARTSAEAWVDLDGNRKLSAGDAADRFTVVAEGSIGSGRILIFGDDAIFQNRYLDENNTRLARNLAHWLAGR
- a CDS encoding B12-binding domain-containing radical SAM protein, with the protein product MLLIHPPVAKPGEPPAGIARLAGALRVNGLPCRVLDANLEGLLWLMEQPEPGTDTWTRRAVKGRGGHLAALRERQTYRSPDRYVRAVMDLNRLLAVAGKENGATVGLADYEQADFSPVSSAGLLRAAAEPERNPFFPWFSRRLPELLDDIRVVGISLNYLSQAVTTFALIGFIRQRFPDLTVVLGGGLVTSWLRRPAWRNPFGGLVDHMIAGPGEEPLLALLGARPECRQPPLPAYDLLPLAGYLSPGLVLPYSAASGCWWNRCSFCPERAEGNPYRPIPASQALDELRTLADRYRPALIHLLDNAVSPSLLRSLANTPPGAPWYGFARIDDTLADYDFCRALRRSGCVMLKLGLESGDQGVLDRLHKGIDLGTAGRVLENLRLAGIAVYGYLLFGTPAEAEEDARRTLDFVVRHREAITFLNLAVFNMPAFGDEAIDHGTEPFYGGDLPLYTGFRHPRGWGRREVRRFLDREFTRHPAVAEILRRDPPLFTSNHAPFFAGG